From the genome of Pseudomonas yamanorum, one region includes:
- the trmJ gene encoding tRNA (cytosine(32)/uridine(32)-2'-O)-methyltransferase TrmJ, translated as MLQNIRVVLVNTSHPGNIGGVARAMKNMGLTRLVLVEPRVFPHHEADARASGANDILEKAQVVATLEDALVGCNLVLGTSARDRRIPWPLLDPRECGTKVVEEAAGGAEIALVFGREDSGLTNEELQRCHYHVHIPSDPEFSSLNLGAAVQVLSYEVRMAWLAAEGQPSKVEKDEVASTKSGELATMDELERFYEHLEQTLVAIEFLDPEKPRHLMARLRRLYGRSSVSRAEMNILRGILTETQKAARGELLKRKD; from the coding sequence TTGCTGCAAAACATCCGTGTCGTCCTCGTCAATACCAGTCATCCCGGCAATATCGGCGGCGTGGCGCGAGCCATGAAGAACATGGGGCTGACGCGCCTGGTGCTGGTGGAGCCGCGTGTGTTCCCGCACCACGAGGCCGATGCTCGCGCGTCCGGTGCCAATGACATCCTCGAAAAAGCCCAGGTCGTCGCCACGCTGGAAGATGCTCTGGTCGGCTGCAACCTGGTGCTCGGCACCAGCGCTCGCGACCGTCGCATCCCCTGGCCGCTGCTGGATCCTCGCGAATGCGGGACCAAAGTCGTGGAAGAGGCCGCCGGCGGCGCTGAAATCGCCTTGGTATTTGGCCGTGAAGACTCCGGCCTGACCAATGAAGAGCTGCAGCGATGTCATTATCACGTGCACATCCCATCAGACCCTGAGTTCAGTTCGCTGAACCTCGGGGCAGCGGTGCAGGTGTTGAGTTATGAAGTGCGCATGGCCTGGCTGGCCGCTGAAGGCCAGCCAAGCAAGGTAGAGAAGGACGAGGTTGCATCGACCAAGAGTGGCGAGTTGGCCACCATGGACGAGCTGGAGCGGTTCTATGAGCACCTGGAGCAAACCCTGGTGGCCATCGAATTCCTCGATCCGGAAAAGCCACGGCACTTGATGGCGCGCCTGCGTCGGTTGTACGGACGCAGCTCGGTCAGCCGGGCGGAAATGAATATATTGCGTGGCATCCTCACGGAAACCCAAAAAGCGGCCCGTGGCGAGCTTCTTAAGCGGAAGGATTAA
- the queA gene encoding tRNA preQ1(34) S-adenosylmethionine ribosyltransferase-isomerase QueA, producing MRVADFTFELPDSLIARHPLAERRASRLLTLDGVSGALAHRQFTDLLEHLRPGDLMVFNNTRVIPARLFGQKASGGKLEILVERVLDSHRVLAHVRSSKSPKPGSKILIDGGGEAEMLARHDALFELGFAEEVLPLLERVGHMPLPPYIDRPDEDSDRERYQTVYSQRLGAVAAPTAGLHFDQPLLDAIAAKGVETAYVTLHVGAGTFQPVRVDNIEDHHMHSEWLEVSQEVVDAVDACKARGGRVVAVGTTSVRSLESAARDGVLKPFSGDTDIFIYPGRPFHVVDALVTNFHLPESTLLMLVSAFAGYPETMAAYQAAIDNGYRFFSYGDAMFITRNPAPRGPEEQS from the coding sequence ATGCGCGTTGCTGACTTTACTTTTGAGCTCCCTGATTCGCTGATCGCTCGCCACCCTTTGGCCGAGCGTCGCGCCAGTCGACTGCTGACCCTGGACGGGGTCAGCGGTGCCCTCGCACACCGTCAATTCACTGATTTGCTTGAGCATTTACGCCCGGGCGACTTGATGGTTTTCAACAATACCCGGGTGATTCCGGCACGGCTGTTTGGCCAGAAAGCGTCCGGTGGCAAGCTGGAAATTCTGGTGGAGCGGGTGCTGGACAGCCATCGCGTGCTGGCCCATGTGCGCTCCAGCAAGTCGCCGAAACCGGGTTCGAAGATCCTTATCGATGGCGGTGGCGAAGCAGAAATGCTGGCCCGTCACGATGCGTTGTTCGAGCTGGGTTTTGCCGAGGAAGTGTTGCCGCTGTTGGAGCGTGTCGGCCACATGCCGCTGCCTCCTTATATAGACCGCCCCGACGAAGACTCGGACCGCGAGCGTTATCAGACGGTGTACTCCCAGCGCCTGGGCGCCGTGGCTGCACCGACGGCGGGGCTGCATTTCGACCAGCCGCTGCTGGATGCGATCGCTGCCAAAGGCGTTGAAACTGCCTATGTGACCCTGCACGTGGGGGCCGGCACGTTTCAGCCGGTGCGTGTGGATAACATCGAAGACCACCATATGCACAGCGAGTGGCTGGAAGTCAGCCAGGAAGTCGTGGATGCGGTTGACGCGTGCAAGGCGCGCGGCGGGCGGGTGGTGGCGGTCGGTACGACCAGCGTGCGCTCGCTGGAAAGCGCGGCACGTGATGGCGTGCTCAAGCCGTTCAGTGGCGACACAGACATCTTTATCTACCCGGGCCGGCCGTTTCATGTGGTCGATGCCCTGGTGACCAATTTCCATTTGCCGGAATCCACACTGTTGATGCTGGTGTCGGCATTTGCCGGTTATCCCGAGACCATGGCTGCCTATCAAGCCGCCATCGATAACGGATACCGTTTTTTCAGCTACGGTGATGCGATGTTTATCACCCGTAATCCGGCGCCGCGCGGCCCAGAGGAACAATCATGA
- the iscR gene encoding Fe-S cluster assembly transcriptional regulator IscR, with protein sequence MRLTTKGRYAVTAMLDLALHAQNGPVSLADISERQGISLSYLEQLFAKLRRSNLVSSVRGPGGGYQLSRDMQGIQVAQVIDAVNESVDATKCQGLGDCHAGDTCLTHHLWCDLSLQIHEFLSGISLADLVTRREVQEVAQRQDQRRCNTKAPRLDKIEASAVE encoded by the coding sequence ATGAGACTGACTACAAAAGGCCGATACGCGGTGACCGCCATGCTTGACCTGGCCTTGCACGCGCAAAATGGGCCGGTGTCCCTGGCCGATATCTCCGAGCGCCAAGGCATTTCCCTGTCCTACCTCGAGCAGTTGTTCGCCAAGTTGCGCCGCAGCAATCTGGTTTCCAGCGTTCGTGGTCCAGGCGGCGGCTATCAACTGTCCCGCGACATGCAGGGCATCCAGGTTGCCCAGGTGATCGACGCGGTGAATGAATCCGTCGATGCCACCAAATGCCAGGGCCTGGGTGATTGCCACGCAGGCGACACCTGCCTTACGCACCACTTGTGGTGTGACCTGAGCCTGCAGATCCATGAGTTTTTGAGTGGTATCAGCTTGGCTGATCTTGTGACTCGCCGTGAGGTGCAAGAAGTAGCCCAGCGTCAGGACCAGCGCCGTTGCAACACCAAGGCGCCGCGTCTGGACAAGATTGAAGCGTCCGCCGTCGAGTGA
- a CDS encoding glycine zipper 2TM domain-containing protein, which produces MNKSLLVGAVLGAVGVTAGGAVATYSLVKSGPEYAQVLAVQPVKTQIKTPREVCKDVAVTRQKPVQDQHQIVGTVVGALAGGLLGNQVGGGNGKKLATVAGAVGGGYAGNKVQEGMQNRDTYTTTQTRCNTVNDISDKVVGYDVRYTLDGKEGSVRMDRDPGNQIPVDKEGRLVIGQNQPQQ; this is translated from the coding sequence GTGAACAAGTCGTTACTGGTTGGTGCGGTATTGGGTGCTGTCGGTGTGACTGCCGGGGGTGCTGTTGCCACCTACAGCCTGGTAAAAAGCGGCCCTGAGTATGCGCAAGTGCTGGCGGTGCAGCCGGTGAAAACCCAGATTAAAACCCCGCGTGAAGTCTGCAAGGACGTTGCCGTAACCCGGCAGAAGCCTGTGCAGGATCAGCACCAGATCGTCGGTACGGTGGTTGGTGCGCTGGCGGGCGGCCTGTTGGGTAATCAGGTCGGCGGCGGCAATGGCAAGAAGCTGGCCACGGTGGCCGGTGCGGTTGGTGGCGGTTATGCCGGTAACAAGGTTCAGGAAGGCATGCAGAACCGCGATACCTACACCACTACGCAAACCCGTTGTAACACTGTTAACGACATCAGCGACAAGGTTGTCGGGTACGACGTGCGTTACACCCTGGACGGCAAGGAAGGCTCTGTGCGCATGGATCGTGATCCAGGCAATCAGATCCCGGTCGACAAGGAAGGGCGCCTGGTTATCGGTCAGAACCAGCCGCAGCAGTAA
- the secD gene encoding protein translocase subunit SecD, with protein MLNKYPLWKYVLILAVLAIGFIYSAPNLYPDDPAIQITGASTALQVNQADLDRTSKALTDAGIQVKAATLAADGKGGLLRLTKQEDQLPAKDVVRKIMGDDYVVALNLAQTTPKWLRAIGAHPMKLGLDLSGGVHFLLEVDMDKALDARLKVYEGDVKSLLRKERLRYRSLPQLNGAIQLGFADEATREQARALIRKNFNDFDIVPADLNGQAVLRLAMTPAKLAEIREYSIKQNLTTVRNRVNELGVAEPIVQRQGANRIVVELPGVQDTAEAKRILGKTANLEFRLAAEPGATRATAEEFEFREGNRPPALIERGLIITGDQVTDAKAGFGEHGTPEVNIRLDGHGGELMSRATRSNVGRSMAVIFIEQRPVTTYTKQVVDGVEKDVPVQTFKEEKKIISLATIQSPLGAQFRITGLNGQGESSELALLLRAGGLAAPMYFAEERTIGPSLGADNITKGIDAALWGMLFVSLFIIAIYRFFGVIATVALAGNMVMLLALMSLLGATLTLPGIAGIVLTMGMAVDANVLIFSRIREEIAAGMTVQRAINEGFGRAFTAILDSNLTTLLVGGILFAMGTGPVKGFAVTMSLGIFTSMFTAIMVTRAMVNLIFGGRDFKKLWI; from the coding sequence ATGCTGAACAAATACCCTCTGTGGAAATACGTACTGATCCTGGCGGTGCTGGCGATCGGTTTTATTTATTCCGCTCCCAATCTCTATCCTGATGACCCGGCGATCCAGATCACGGGTGCCAGCACTGCGTTGCAGGTCAATCAGGCTGATCTGGACCGCACGAGCAAAGCGCTCACCGACGCGGGCATCCAGGTTAAAGCGGCAACCTTGGCAGCTGACGGCAAGGGCGGTTTGTTGCGCCTGACCAAGCAAGAAGACCAATTGCCGGCCAAAGACGTTGTGCGCAAGATCATGGGTGATGACTACGTCGTCGCACTAAACCTGGCACAGACCACACCAAAATGGCTGCGCGCGATTGGCGCGCACCCGATGAAGCTGGGTCTGGACTTGTCCGGTGGTGTGCACTTCCTGCTGGAAGTGGACATGGACAAGGCCCTCGACGCTCGCCTGAAAGTCTATGAAGGCGATGTGAAGAGCCTGCTGCGTAAAGAGCGCCTGCGTTATCGCAGCCTGCCGCAGCTCAACGGCGCCATCCAGCTGGGCTTTGCTGACGAAGCAACCCGCGAACAGGCCCGTGCACTGATTCGCAAGAACTTCAACGATTTCGACATTGTTCCGGCCGACCTCAATGGTCAGGCGGTACTGCGTCTGGCGATGACCCCGGCCAAGCTGGCGGAAATCCGTGAATACTCCATCAAGCAGAACTTGACCACGGTACGTAACCGCGTCAACGAGCTGGGTGTGGCCGAGCCTATCGTTCAGCGCCAGGGTGCCAACCGCATCGTGGTTGAACTGCCGGGCGTGCAGGACACTGCTGAAGCCAAGCGTATCCTGGGCAAGACAGCCAACCTGGAGTTCCGTCTGGCGGCTGAGCCGGGTGCTACCCGCGCGACTGCTGAAGAGTTCGAGTTCCGTGAAGGCAATCGTCCACCTGCACTGATCGAGCGTGGCTTGATCATCACCGGTGACCAAGTTACCGACGCCAAGGCCGGTTTCGGCGAACACGGCACGCCTGAAGTGAACATCCGCCTGGATGGCCACGGTGGCGAACTGATGAGCCGCGCAACCCGCAGCAACGTCGGTCGCAGCATGGCGGTGATCTTCATCGAGCAGCGTCCTGTCACCACCTACACCAAGCAAGTAGTCGACGGCGTAGAGAAAGACGTACCGGTACAGACCTTTAAAGAAGAGAAGAAGATCATCAGCCTGGCGACCATTCAGTCGCCGCTGGGTGCTCAATTCCGCATCACTGGCCTGAACGGCCAGGGTGAGTCGTCCGAACTGGCGCTGCTGCTGCGTGCCGGTGGCCTGGCGGCCCCGATGTACTTCGCTGAAGAACGTACCATCGGCCCGAGCCTGGGTGCTGACAACATCACCAAGGGTATCGACGCTGCACTGTGGGGCATGCTGTTCGTCTCCCTGTTCATCATCGCCATCTACCGCTTCTTCGGCGTCATCGCTACCGTCGCACTGGCGGGTAACATGGTGATGCTGCTGGCCCTGATGTCGCTGCTGGGTGCAACGCTGACCCTGCCAGGTATCGCCGGTATCGTACTCACCATGGGTATGGCGGTAGATGCCAACGTACTGATCTTCTCTCGGATTCGTGAAGAGATTGCTGCGGGCATGACCGTACAGCGGGCAATCAACGAAGGCTTCGGCCGGGCATTTACTGCAATTCTCGACTCCAACCTGACCACTCTGTTGGTCGGCGGGATTCTCTTTGCCATGGGCACCGGCCCGGTCAAAGGTTTTGCGGTGACCATGTCCCTCGGTATCTTTACCTCGATGTTCACGGCCATCATGGTGACCCGCGCAATGGTCAACCTGATCTTTGGCGGACGTGACTTCAAGAAGTTGTGGATTTAA
- a CDS encoding IscS subfamily cysteine desulfurase → MKLPIYLDYSATTPVDPRVAQKMSECLLVDGNFGNPASRSHVFGWKAEEAVENARRQVADLVNADPREIVWTSGATESDNLAIKGAAHFYATKGKHLITTKIEHKAVLDTMRQLEREGFEITYLEPTTDGIVTPAMIEAAMREDTILVSVIHVNNEIGTINDIAAIGELTRSKGVLLHVDAAQSTGKVDIDLSKLKVDLMSFSAHKTYGPKGIGALYVSRKPRVRIEATMHGGGHERGMRSGTLATHQIVGIGEAFRVAKEDMAAENVRIKALSDRFYKQVEHLEELYINGSMTARVPHNLNLSFNYVEGESLIMALKDLAVSSGSACTSASLEPSYVLRALGRNDELAHSSIRFTFGRFTTEEEVDYAAQKVCEAVTKLRTLSPLWDMYKDGVDISKIEWAAH, encoded by the coding sequence ATGAAATTGCCGATTTACCTTGATTACTCAGCGACCACCCCGGTTGATCCGCGTGTCGCGCAAAAGATGAGCGAATGCCTGCTGGTTGACGGAAACTTCGGTAACCCGGCGTCCCGTTCCCACGTTTTCGGCTGGAAAGCCGAAGAAGCCGTGGAAAACGCTCGTCGCCAGGTCGCTGACTTGGTGAATGCCGACCCGCGTGAAATCGTTTGGACCTCCGGTGCCACCGAGTCCGATAACCTGGCAATCAAGGGTGCGGCGCATTTCTACGCGACCAAAGGCAAACACCTGATCACCACCAAGATTGAGCATAAGGCTGTCCTCGACACCATGCGCCAACTGGAGCGTGAAGGTTTCGAGATCACCTACCTCGAGCCAACCACCGACGGTATCGTGACCCCTGCGATGATCGAAGCGGCGATGCGTGAAGACACCATCCTGGTTTCCGTGATCCACGTGAACAACGAAATCGGCACCATCAACGACATCGCCGCCATCGGCGAGCTGACCCGCTCCAAGGGCGTGTTGCTGCACGTCGACGCTGCTCAGTCCACCGGCAAGGTCGATATCGACCTGTCGAAACTGAAAGTCGACCTGATGTCGTTCTCTGCCCACAAGACCTACGGCCCTAAAGGCATTGGCGCGCTGTACGTAAGCCGCAAGCCTCGCGTACGTATCGAAGCCACCATGCACGGCGGCGGTCACGAACGCGGCATGCGTTCCGGCACCCTGGCGACCCACCAGATCGTCGGCATCGGCGAAGCGTTCCGTGTGGCCAAGGAAGACATGGCTGCTGAAAACGTGCGCATCAAGGCCCTGAGCGATCGCTTCTACAAGCAGGTCGAGCACCTTGAAGAGCTGTACATCAACGGCAGCATGACCGCCCGCGTACCGCACAACCTGAATTTGAGCTTCAACTACGTCGAAGGCGAGTCGCTGATCATGGCGCTCAAGGACCTGGCGGTTTCGTCCGGTTCGGCCTGCACCTCGGCTTCTCTTGAGCCGTCCTACGTCCTGCGCGCCCTGGGCCGCAACGACGAACTGGCTCATAGCTCGATCCGCTTTACGTTCGGCCGTTTCACCACCGAAGAAGAAGTCGACTACGCCGCGCAGAAAGTCTGCGAGGCCGTCACCAAGCTGCGTACCTTGTCCCCGCTGTGGGACATGTACAAGGAC
- the yajC gene encoding preprotein translocase subunit YajC produces the protein MSFFISNAMADAAAPAAAGPMGGGFEWIFLVGFLVIFYLMIWRPQAKRAKEQKNLLGSLQKGDEVVTTGGIAGKITKVSDAFVVLEVSDTVEMKFQKGAIAATLPKGTLKAI, from the coding sequence ATGAGTTTTTTTATCTCTAATGCCATGGCTGATGCCGCTGCACCGGCCGCTGCCGGTCCTATGGGCGGTGGTTTTGAGTGGATTTTCCTGGTCGGCTTCCTGGTCATCTTCTACCTGATGATCTGGCGTCCGCAGGCCAAGCGCGCCAAAGAGCAGAAGAACCTGCTGGGCAGCTTGCAGAAAGGCGACGAAGTCGTGACCACTGGCGGCATCGCCGGCAAGATCACTAAAGTGTCCGACGCTTTCGTGGTTCTGGAAGTCTCCGACACTGTAGAAATGAAGTTCCAGAAGGGCGCCATCGCCGCCACGCTGCCAAAAGGCACGCTCAAAGCGATCTAA
- the suhB gene encoding type III secretion system regulator SuhB, producing MQPMLNIALRAARSASELIFRSIERLDTIKVDEKDAKDYVSEVDRAAEQKIIDALRKAYPTHGILGEETGLHKGSGEGEDYLWIIDPLDGTTNFLRGIPHFAVSIACKYRGRLEHAVVLDPVRQEEFTASRGRGAQLNGRRLRVSGRTSLDGALLGTGFPFRDDQMDNLENYLGMFRALVGQTAGIRRAGAASLDLAYVAAGRFDAFWESGLSEWDMAAGALLIQEAGGLVSDFTGGHDFLEKGHVVAGNTKCFKAVLTAIQPHLPASLKR from the coding sequence ATGCAGCCCATGCTGAATATCGCGCTGCGCGCCGCCCGCAGCGCCAGTGAATTGATCTTCCGCTCCATCGAGCGCCTGGATACCATCAAGGTCGACGAAAAAGACGCCAAGGATTACGTATCCGAGGTGGATCGCGCCGCCGAGCAGAAAATCATCGACGCGCTGCGCAAGGCCTACCCTACCCACGGCATCCTCGGTGAAGAAACCGGTTTGCACAAAGGTAGCGGCGAAGGCGAAGACTACCTGTGGATCATCGACCCACTGGATGGCACCACCAACTTCCTGCGCGGCATCCCGCACTTTGCCGTGAGCATTGCCTGCAAATACCGTGGCCGCCTGGAGCACGCCGTTGTTCTGGACCCGGTTCGCCAGGAAGAATTCACCGCCAGCCGTGGCCGTGGCGCCCAGTTGAACGGTCGTCGCCTGCGTGTCAGCGGTCGCACCAGCCTGGACGGCGCCCTGCTGGGTACCGGCTTCCCGTTCCGTGATGACCAGATGGACAACCTGGAAAACTACTTGGGCATGTTCCGCGCCCTGGTTGGCCAGACCGCCGGCATCCGTCGCGCCGGTGCAGCCAGCCTGGACCTGGCTTATGTCGCTGCCGGTCGTTTTGATGCGTTCTGGGAGTCGGGCCTGTCCGAGTGGGACATGGCTGCAGGTGCTCTGCTGATTCAAGAAGCGGGCGGTTTGGTGAGCGACTTCACCGGCGGTCACGACTTCCTGGAGAAGGGCCACGTGGTTGCAGGCAACACCAAATGCTTCAAGGCAGTACTGACGGCGATCCAGCCGCACCTGCCGGCTTCGCTGAAGCGCTAA
- the tgt gene encoding tRNA guanosine(34) transglycosylase Tgt, which produces MSFELLATDGKARRGRLTFPRGTVETPAFMPVGTYGTVKGMLPRDIVATGAEIILGNTFHLWLRPGTEVIKKHGDLHDFMKWQGPILTDSGGFQVFSLGAMRKIKEEGVTFASPVDGAKVFMGPEESMQVQRDLGSDIVMIFDECTPYPADEDVARISMELSLRWAQRSKNAHGDNTAALFGIVQGGMHESLRKRSLEGLDKIGFDGLAIGGLSVGEPKHEMIKVLDYLPGLMPADKPRYLMGVGKPEDLVEGVRRGVDMFDCVMPTRNARNGHLFIDTGVLKIRNAFHRHDESPLDPTCDCYTCQNFSRAYLHHLDKCGEMLGSMLNTIHNLRHYQVLMAGLREAIQQGTLAAFVDAFYAKRGLPVPPLD; this is translated from the coding sequence ATGTCGTTTGAATTGCTGGCCACGGATGGTAAAGCTCGCCGCGGCCGTTTGACTTTCCCTCGCGGTACCGTCGAGACCCCGGCCTTTATGCCGGTCGGTACCTACGGCACGGTAAAGGGCATGCTGCCACGTGACATCGTCGCCACCGGCGCCGAGATCATCCTCGGCAACACCTTCCACTTGTGGCTGCGCCCGGGCACGGAAGTGATCAAGAAGCATGGCGACTTGCATGACTTCATGAAGTGGCAAGGCCCGATCCTCACTGACTCGGGTGGCTTCCAGGTGTTCAGCCTGGGCGCGATGCGCAAGATCAAGGAGGAGGGCGTGACCTTCGCCTCCCCGGTGGACGGCGCCAAAGTGTTCATGGGTCCGGAAGAGTCGATGCAGGTCCAGCGAGACCTGGGCTCCGACATCGTGATGATTTTTGACGAATGTACGCCGTACCCGGCCGATGAAGACGTCGCGCGGATCTCCATGGAGCTGTCGCTGCGTTGGGCTCAGCGCTCGAAAAATGCCCATGGCGATAACACCGCTGCACTGTTCGGTATCGTGCAGGGCGGCATGCATGAAAGCTTGCGTAAGCGCTCGCTGGAAGGCCTGGACAAGATCGGTTTTGACGGCCTGGCCATTGGCGGCCTGTCGGTGGGCGAGCCCAAGCACGAGATGATCAAGGTGCTGGATTACCTGCCGGGCCTGATGCCGGCTGACAAACCTCGTTACCTTATGGGCGTTGGCAAACCGGAGGATCTCGTAGAGGGTGTGCGCCGCGGTGTGGACATGTTCGATTGCGTGATGCCAACCCGTAATGCCCGCAATGGGCATCTGTTCATCGATACAGGCGTGCTGAAGATCCGTAACGCGTTCCATCGCCATGATGAATCGCCGCTGGATCCTACCTGTGACTGCTACACCTGCCAGAACTTCTCGCGCGCTTATCTGCACCATCTGGACAAGTGTGGGGAAATGCTGGGTAGCATGTTGAATACCATCCACAATTTGCGTCACTACCAAGTCCTGATGGCTGGTTTGCGCGAGGCTATTCAACAGGGTACATTGGCCGCCTTCGTCGATGCCTTCTATGCCAAGCGCGGGCTGCCTGTGCCGCCCTTGGACTGA
- the secF gene encoding protein translocase subunit SecF, translated as MLRTINFMGVRNVAFGFTMLLTVLALFSWFHKGLNYGLDFTGGTLIELTYEKPADVSLVRNELVKAGYHEAIVQSFGATTDLLVRMPGEDPQLGHQVAEALQKVGGDNPASVKRVEFVGPQVGEELRDQGGLGMLMALVGIMIYLAFRFQWKFGVGAIVSLIHDVIVTVGILAYFQITFDLTVLAAVLAIIGYSLNDTIVVFDRVRENFRVLRKATLIENINISTTQTLLRTMATSISTLLAIAALMVFGGDNLWGFSLSLFIGVLAGTYSSIYIANVVLIWLNLNSEDLIPPASTGKEVDDRP; from the coding sequence ATGTTACGTACAATCAACTTCATGGGCGTTCGCAACGTTGCGTTCGGCTTCACCATGCTCCTTACCGTTCTGGCGTTGTTCAGCTGGTTCCATAAGGGCCTGAACTACGGTCTGGACTTCACCGGCGGTACGCTCATCGAGCTGACCTACGAGAAGCCGGCCGACGTTAGCCTGGTGCGCAACGAGCTGGTCAAGGCCGGCTATCACGAAGCCATCGTCCAGAGCTTTGGTGCAACCACTGACCTGCTGGTGCGTATGCCGGGGGAAGACCCGCAACTGGGTCACCAGGTAGCCGAGGCCTTGCAGAAGGTCGGCGGCGACAACCCGGCCTCGGTCAAGCGCGTCGAGTTCGTGGGCCCGCAAGTGGGTGAAGAGCTGCGCGACCAGGGCGGCCTCGGCATGCTGATGGCGCTGGTCGGCATCATGATCTACCTGGCTTTCCGCTTTCAGTGGAAGTTCGGTGTCGGCGCCATTGTGTCGCTGATCCACGACGTGATCGTGACCGTGGGCATCCTGGCCTACTTCCAGATCACCTTCGACCTGACTGTATTGGCGGCGGTGCTGGCGATCATTGGTTACTCCCTCAACGACACCATCGTGGTATTCGACCGGGTTCGTGAGAACTTCCGGGTGCTGCGCAAGGCGACGTTGATCGAGAACATCAACATCTCCACCACTCAGACCCTGCTGCGAACCATGGCAACCTCGATCTCCACCTTGCTGGCAATTGCCGCGCTGATGGTGTTCGGTGGCGATAACCTGTGGGGCTTCTCGCTGTCGCTGTTCATCGGCGTACTGGCGGGTACCTACTCGTCGATCTACATCGCCAACGTGGTACTGATCTGGCTGAACCTCAACAGCGAAGACCTGATCCCTCCTGCCAGCACCGGCAAGGAGGTCGACGACCGCCCTTGA
- the cysE gene encoding serine O-acetyltransferase, with translation MFERLREDIQSVFHRDPAARNAFEVLTCYPGMHAIWIHRLSGALWNMGWKWLARLVSNFGRWLTGIEIHPGAKVGRRFFIDHGMGIVIGETAEIGDDVTLYQGVTLGGTTWNKGKRHPTLEDGVVVGAGAKVLGPFTVGAGAKVGSNAVVTKAVPPGATVVGIPGRIIVKPEVGDEQEAKRKAMAEKIGFDAYGVSEDMPDPVARAIGQLLDHLQAVDGKLDGMCGALKDLGSNYCAKDLPELRTEDFAEIKDEGAATKAG, from the coding sequence ATGTTCGAGCGTTTGCGAGAAGATATCCAGAGTGTTTTCCACCGTGACCCGGCGGCGCGCAACGCCTTTGAAGTGCTGACCTGCTACCCGGGCATGCACGCGATCTGGATCCATCGCCTGTCTGGTGCCTTGTGGAATATGGGGTGGAAATGGCTGGCGCGGCTGGTCTCCAACTTTGGTCGCTGGTTGACCGGGATCGAGATTCATCCGGGCGCCAAGGTCGGTCGCCGCTTCTTTATCGACCACGGCATGGGCATCGTTATTGGTGAAACTGCCGAGATTGGTGATGACGTAACCCTGTATCAGGGCGTGACCCTGGGCGGCACCACCTGGAACAAAGGCAAGCGTCACCCGACGCTGGAAGATGGCGTTGTAGTGGGGGCGGGCGCCAAAGTCCTCGGCCCGTTTACGGTCGGTGCGGGCGCCAAGGTCGGCTCCAACGCCGTGGTGACCAAGGCCGTACCGCCTGGTGCAACGGTTGTCGGCATTCCGGGGAGGATTATCGTCAAGCCGGAAGTCGGTGATGAGCAGGAAGCCAAGCGCAAGGCCATGGCCGAGAAAATCGGCTTCGATGCCTATGGTGTCAGCGAAGACATGCCCGACCCGGTGGCGCGAGCGATTGGCCAATTGCTCGACCACCTGCAAGCGGTGGATGGCAAGCTGGACGGTATGTGCGGTGCCCTGAAAGACCTTGGCAGCAACTACTGCGCCAAGGACTTGCCTGAGCTGCGCACCGAAGACTTTGCCGAGATCAAGGACGAAGGTGCCGCCACCAAGGCGGGCTGA